Proteins encoded in a region of the Euzebyales bacterium genome:
- a CDS encoding cation transporter: protein MTIPSLSSRVGVRLVSQRISDVPGVVALAADLAARTVTVHGDVTIEAVSDAVAAAGYAVSEVPA, encoded by the coding sequence ATGACGATCCCGAGCCTGTCGTCTCGTGTCGGCGTGCGTCTGGTCAGCCAACGCATCTCCGACGTCCCCGGCGTGGTCGCGCTCGCCGCCGATCTCGCAGCCAGGACCGTGACGGTCCACGGTGACGTGACGATCGAGGCCGTCAGCGATGCCGTAGCGGCAGCCGGCTACGCCGTCAGTGAGGTCCCGGCGTGA